The following proteins are encoded in a genomic region of Opitutus sp. ER46:
- a CDS encoding acyl carrier protein, giving the protein MDTPASSASNPSGTPDWEEKIRHLSPEAQAAFRRFQQQHDLAAIDAVIFGILEEYAPKKAAQAFSTLPPETKLIDDLGFDSLAFTEIVFFTEDLFRISISNDEIMKVATIADLRAFVRHKVSATPTAS; this is encoded by the coding sequence ATGGACACCCCCGCTTCCAGCGCTTCGAACCCCTCCGGCACCCCGGACTGGGAGGAAAAGATCCGGCACCTCTCGCCTGAGGCGCAGGCCGCGTTCCGCCGCTTCCAGCAGCAGCACGACCTCGCCGCGATCGACGCCGTCATCTTCGGCATCCTCGAGGAGTACGCCCCCAAGAAGGCCGCGCAGGCCTTCTCCACGCTGCCGCCCGAGACCAAGCTCATCGACGACCTCGGGTTCGATTCCCTCGCCTTCACCGAAATCGTGTTCTTCACCGAAGACCTCTTCCGCATCTCGATCAGCAACGACGAGATCATGAAGGTGGCCACCATCGCCGACCTCCGGGCCTTCGTCCGCCACAAGGTCAGCGCCACTCCCACCGCTTCCTGA
- a CDS encoding beta-ketoacyl-[acyl-carrier-protein] synthase family protein translates to MAAVPVITGLGFITSIGNDRASVLRSLRELRHGFERVEFFGNPALPVKLAGTVKGFAFPSPNWRDWVWPREYPIDRETIRGFAPHGVYAACALQQALADARLTPGDVANEDTGLYCASSGSPYLLVASTNQVYAAKGERVNPMGLVSSIAGTLNFNLASHYKIQGPVAGFVSACASSSHAIGFAMDEIRLGRARRMLVVAGEDINAETVLPFAGLRALSSNPDPATASRPFDTRRDGFIASGGGVALVLEDRALATARGASIYADLIGWGQAGDGHSIAISHPEGAGLRRAMVRALADAHVAPADVDYVNAHATSTPIGDRSEALALRAVFDGSGRAPKVSSTKALTGHALSMAGALETAVCALAIKERFIPGAAHLEQVDPACEGLDLLRTTLDTAPRVVLNNSSGFGGSNVCLVLAAG, encoded by the coding sequence ATGGCCGCGGTGCCCGTCATCACCGGCCTGGGATTCATCACCAGCATCGGCAACGACCGCGCGTCGGTCCTCCGCAGCCTGCGCGAGCTGCGGCACGGCTTCGAGCGCGTCGAGTTCTTCGGCAACCCCGCGCTGCCGGTGAAACTCGCCGGCACGGTCAAGGGCTTCGCCTTTCCCTCCCCCAACTGGCGCGACTGGGTCTGGCCCCGCGAATACCCAATCGACCGCGAAACCATCCGCGGCTTCGCCCCGCATGGCGTGTACGCCGCCTGCGCGCTCCAGCAGGCGCTCGCCGACGCCCGCCTCACGCCCGGCGATGTCGCCAACGAGGACACCGGCCTGTACTGCGCGTCCAGCGGTTCGCCCTACCTCCTGGTGGCCAGCACCAACCAGGTCTACGCCGCCAAGGGCGAGCGCGTAAACCCGATGGGCCTGGTGTCGTCCATCGCCGGCACCCTCAATTTCAACCTCGCCTCCCACTACAAGATCCAGGGCCCCGTCGCCGGCTTCGTTTCCGCCTGCGCGTCGTCGAGCCACGCGATCGGTTTCGCGATGGACGAAATCCGGCTCGGGCGCGCCCGGCGCATGCTCGTCGTCGCCGGCGAGGACATCAACGCCGAGACCGTCCTCCCCTTCGCCGGCCTGCGCGCCCTGTCCTCCAATCCCGACCCCGCAACCGCCTCGCGTCCGTTCGACACCCGCCGCGACGGCTTCATCGCCTCGGGCGGCGGCGTGGCGCTGGTCCTCGAGGACCGCGCGCTGGCGACCGCCCGCGGGGCCTCGATCTACGCCGACCTCATCGGCTGGGGCCAGGCGGGCGACGGCCACAGCATCGCAATTTCCCACCCCGAGGGCGCGGGCCTGCGCCGCGCGATGGTTCGCGCGCTGGCCGACGCCCACGTCGCGCCGGCCGACGTCGACTACGTCAACGCGCACGCCACCTCGACGCCCATCGGCGACCGCTCGGAGGCGCTGGCGTTGCGCGCGGTGTTCGACGGCAGCGGCCGGGCGCCGAAGGTCAGCAGCACGAAGGCGCTCACCGGCCACGCGCTCTCGATGGCCGGCGCGCTGGAGACCGCGGTCTGCGCCCTGGCGATCAAGGAACGCTTCATCCCCGGCGCCGCGCACCTCGAGCAGGTCGACCCCGCCTGCGAAGGCCTCGATCTCCTCCGCACCACCCTCGATACCGCCCCCCGCGTCGTCCTCAACAACAGCAGCGGCTTCGGCGGCAGCAACGTGTGTCTGGTTTTAGCCGCCGGCTAA
- a CDS encoding nucleotidyltransferase domain-containing protein: MNHATFSRKGGRARSLAKTIANRAKAVAYWEARRSGRATAARRRSPPPAPAVIGQLLADYCRRVGITRLELFGSTARGQAKAGSDVDLIATFRDNPGLRFFTMEDEMAAILGVPVHLLTRDAVDEMTNPYRRASILADAKEL, encoded by the coding sequence ATGAACCACGCGACCTTCAGCCGAAAGGGCGGACGCGCCCGGTCGCTCGCCAAAACCATCGCGAACCGCGCGAAGGCCGTGGCCTATTGGGAGGCAAGGCGCAGCGGAAGAGCGACCGCGGCCCGCCGCCGCTCCCCGCCACCCGCCCCCGCCGTGATCGGGCAGCTTCTGGCTGACTACTGCCGGCGCGTCGGAATCACCCGCCTCGAACTCTTCGGTTCAACCGCCCGCGGCCAAGCGAAAGCCGGCAGCGATGTCGATCTCATCGCCACGTTTCGCGACAACCCCGGGCTGCGCTTCTTCACCATGGAGGATGAGATGGCCGCCATCCTCGGCGTGCCCGTGCATCTGCTCACGCGCGACGCCGTCGACGAGATGACCAATCCGTACCGCCGCGCGTCGATCCTGGCGGACGCAAAGGAACTTTAG
- a CDS encoding PIN domain-containing protein, whose product MDPALLDSSFLIALERELAAGQAGPALTWLRRQRSLAQRPLLVSCISAAEFLEGRDDPAEGLAFLAHFVPQNIGFKHAVRCAEIQRRAGANGRRFGENDAWQMAVADRAHATIVGRDRNAFSHLGNRYEQFSLREN is encoded by the coding sequence GTGGATCCCGCGCTGCTTGATTCCTCGTTCCTGATCGCCCTGGAGCGCGAGCTGGCCGCGGGCCAAGCCGGGCCGGCGCTCACGTGGCTGCGCCGCCAGCGCTCTCTCGCGCAGCGGCCGCTTCTCGTCAGTTGCATCTCTGCCGCTGAGTTTCTCGAGGGGAGGGACGATCCCGCGGAAGGCCTCGCGTTCCTCGCTCATTTCGTGCCGCAGAATATCGGTTTCAAGCACGCCGTCCGCTGCGCGGAGATCCAGCGTCGCGCCGGTGCAAATGGGCGCCGATTTGGTGAGAACGACGCCTGGCAGATGGCGGTCGCCGATCGCGCGCACGCCACGATCGTCGGCCGCGACCGCAACGCCTTCAGCCATCTGGGAAATCGCTACGAACAGTTTTCGCTGCGCGAAAACTGA